In Hyphomicrobiaceae bacterium, the following are encoded in one genomic region:
- a CDS encoding OmpA family protein: MAFGMLRPATGPTTALTRLLALGVFAGSLLTAGISAQAEQGPTPQNLTPEQKAKIEAARKKKQQLQQLQNSQQKNGQNNPNAAKGQQNPNAGGNNGQNGRKVFHKGRPPTYEKDAPPPGQNQQGRKVYHKGRPPTYENNGAPAAAQTPPPNKRPPATYQPDPQHKAINPAFPPPNNGTRRAVNPAFPPPNNGSGPRAVNPAFPPPAGTQPAQRATNPAYPSYNHPKSRRAAGTPPPDLNAIKQQRQRFESKRSNAVVIKEPDSRVIVKRNNRTFITHNEANRLRMVSPNAQVERRDGQNITVIQRPNNVAIYNVSDNNGQLIRRYRRGPDGREVDIIDNRRRKSKWQRNLAIGLGVGAGIVAGAAILNAMVDVPPPHVDVPRDKYIVDYDDADEDEVYEAFEAPPVDRIDRRYTLDEVRATRNLRERMRRVDLNDINFDTGSWEVEESQYHKLERVARAMMRVIDRNPNEVFMIEGYTDAVGSDEDNLTLSDRRAESVAVILSEEFNVPPENLTTQGYGEQYLKIDTGGPERANRRVAVRRITPLISQDYRR, from the coding sequence CACGCGCCTTCTCGCGTTGGGCGTGTTCGCGGGATCGTTGCTGACGGCAGGCATAAGCGCCCAAGCTGAGCAGGGTCCAACGCCGCAAAACCTCACGCCGGAGCAAAAGGCCAAGATCGAGGCCGCGCGCAAAAAGAAGCAGCAGTTGCAACAGCTGCAGAATTCGCAACAGAAGAACGGGCAGAATAATCCCAACGCCGCCAAGGGGCAGCAGAACCCGAACGCAGGCGGCAACAACGGACAGAACGGCCGCAAGGTATTTCATAAAGGTCGGCCACCGACCTATGAGAAGGATGCGCCGCCGCCTGGTCAAAATCAGCAGGGCCGCAAAGTCTACCACAAGGGCCGTCCCCCGACGTACGAAAACAATGGCGCGCCTGCGGCGGCACAAACCCCGCCGCCCAACAAGCGGCCGCCTGCTACCTATCAACCGGACCCGCAGCACAAGGCTATCAATCCTGCGTTCCCACCGCCTAACAATGGAACGCGGCGCGCAGTGAACCCTGCCTTCCCGCCTCCGAATAACGGATCTGGCCCGCGGGCCGTTAATCCGGCGTTTCCGCCCCCGGCCGGCACTCAGCCTGCCCAGCGCGCAACAAATCCCGCGTACCCTTCATACAACCATCCGAAGTCGCGCCGTGCTGCGGGAACCCCGCCGCCGGACCTCAACGCGATCAAACAGCAGCGTCAGAGGTTCGAGAGCAAACGGTCGAACGCTGTCGTCATCAAGGAACCCGACAGCCGTGTGATCGTGAAGCGCAACAATCGCACGTTCATCACTCACAACGAGGCCAATCGTCTGCGGATGGTCTCGCCGAATGCCCAAGTCGAGCGGCGCGACGGACAGAACATCACGGTCATTCAGCGGCCCAACAACGTGGCGATTTATAACGTTTCCGACAATAACGGTCAGCTCATCCGCCGTTACCGGCGTGGACCGGATGGCCGCGAAGTCGATATCATCGACAACCGTCGCCGTAAGAGCAAATGGCAACGCAATCTGGCCATCGGGCTCGGTGTTGGTGCCGGTATCGTTGCTGGCGCAGCCATTCTCAACGCAATGGTTGATGTGCCGCCGCCCCACGTAGACGTTCCGCGCGACAAGTACATTGTCGACTATGACGATGCCGACGAGGACGAGGTCTACGAGGCCTTCGAGGCTCCGCCCGTCGATCGCATTGATCGGCGCTATACGCTGGACGAGGTTCGTGCCACTCGCAATCTGCGCGAACGCATGCGCCGCGTCGATCTCAACGACATCAACTTCGACACCGGATCGTGGGAAGTCGAAGAAAGCCAGTATCACAAGCTGGAACGCGTTGCCCGAGCCATGATGCGCGTGATCGATCGCAATCCCAACGAGGTCTTCATGATCGAAGGCTACACTGACGCCGTCGGTTCGGATGAAGACAACCTGACCCTCTCAGACCGTCGCGCGGAATCCGTTGCCGTTATCCTGAGCGAGGAGTTCAACGTACCGCCGGAAAATCTGACCACTCAGGGCTACGGCGAACAGTATCTCAAGATCGATACGGGCGGACCGGAGCGCGCCAACCGCCGCGTCGCGGTACGCCGGATCACGCCGCTGATCTCTCAGGACTACCGACGATAG